The Nitrospira sp. genome contains a region encoding:
- a CDS encoding DUF3391 domain-containing protein → MAIKRIPIEQLIPGMYIIEMDVPWYRTPFLSHKRMIKDLQTIELMKQHGIRMVTIDTSKGCDISSEAPANTPPTADRQQATPDASTPPNPSTERPSESKQPDDHTVTIVYAQAHEAVERIFEELERGVPPTFETTKAIVSNVLAQILSDRTAMATQVAIQKIKQFDRSLTAHALDTCVLSLVVAIESGVEQPLLEQIGIGALLHDAGYVRLPRNLVRKREECTGQDKTLLEQHCKLGVTLLSEHPGMPEDVLRIVREHHERADGSGYPAGLGNDQISRHAQIVGIVNYYDGMVSRHGSRPAMIPHDAVRQLFLAGEKGQFEKSLVELMIRSIGVYPVGSLVKLNTGEQAVVIGANPQQRLKPLVKITTDPQGGSYTTPLEIDLAVPSPDRTVRTVLRVLDPAKERMNIGIHLDQTLSRAA, encoded by the coding sequence ATGGCAATCAAGCGCATTCCGATCGAGCAGCTGATTCCAGGCATGTACATCATCGAGATGGATGTCCCTTGGTATCGAACCCCGTTCCTCTCGCATAAGCGAATGATCAAGGATCTCCAGACCATCGAACTCATGAAGCAACATGGGATTAGGATGGTGACGATCGATACCAGTAAAGGATGCGATATTTCATCAGAGGCTCCGGCGAATACGCCGCCCACGGCAGACCGGCAACAGGCCACCCCGGACGCATCCACTCCTCCGAACCCCAGCACCGAACGTCCATCGGAGTCGAAGCAGCCTGACGATCATACCGTGACGATCGTCTATGCACAGGCTCACGAAGCTGTCGAACGCATTTTCGAAGAGCTTGAACGCGGAGTTCCTCCGACTTTCGAGACCACCAAGGCGATCGTCTCGAATGTGCTGGCACAAATCCTCAGCGACCGCACCGCCATGGCCACACAGGTCGCCATTCAGAAAATCAAACAGTTCGATCGGTCATTGACGGCTCATGCGCTGGATACTTGCGTCCTGTCCCTCGTCGTGGCCATTGAAAGCGGGGTGGAGCAACCGCTGCTCGAACAAATCGGTATCGGCGCGTTACTCCACGACGCAGGGTATGTTCGCCTGCCACGAAATCTTGTTCGCAAACGGGAAGAATGCACCGGACAAGACAAGACACTTCTGGAACAGCATTGTAAATTGGGGGTGACGCTTCTCTCCGAGCATCCCGGCATGCCCGAGGACGTCTTGCGCATCGTCAGGGAGCATCATGAACGCGCCGATGGAAGCGGCTATCCGGCCGGCCTAGGCAATGATCAGATCTCACGCCACGCGCAGATCGTCGGCATCGTCAATTACTATGACGGCATGGTCAGTCGACACGGATCTCGTCCCGCCATGATTCCACACGATGCCGTGCGGCAACTCTTTCTAGCCGGCGAAAAAGGACAGTTCGAAAAATCTCTAGTGGAACTGATGATTCGGAGCATCGGCGTCTATCCGGTCGGAAGTCTGGTCAAGCTGAATACCGGCGAACAGGCAGTCGTAATCGGAGCCAACCCTCAGCAACGGCTCAAGCCTCTTGTGAAAATCACGACCGACCCACAAGGAGGATCCTATACGACGCCTCTCGAGATTGACCTGGCCGTGCCGTCCCCCGACCGCACGGTGCGAACGGTGCTGCGCGTCCTCGACCCGGCCAAAGAACGCATGAACATCGGCATACATCTGGACCAAACTCTGTCACGAGCCGCTTGA
- a CDS encoding DegT/DnrJ/EryC1/StrS family aminotransferase: MDGLGTTQRELNPRWCLAYDTIDRHDIDRLIQWLRTYPRLTKGAVTRDFESRWSSWLARPYSVYCNSGSSANLLMYYTLLVSGRLRNKKVIVPSVGWVTSIAPAIQFGFEPIMCEADPETFGLDLNHLETLLQRHQAQTVMLVQVLGVPHKMRELLALRDRYGFVLMEDACAAIGATYEGRRIGSFGDLASFSFYFGHQMSTVEGGMVSTDDKSLADLLLMLRSHGWSKDLDPATHRALVTQHLIDDFHSPFVFYEPGFNLRSTDINAFLGIGQLEKLDWMTEQRRRNHTRYLEHLGASFYVQRPPDGSQVASISVGLIADSREQRRRIVENLVKHGIETRIFSAGNLGLHPFWASRYGVTSFPVADRVHHCGFFLPNHAGLTTDDIAAISRTVMEVA, encoded by the coding sequence ATGGATGGCCTCGGTACGACACAGCGCGAGCTGAATCCTCGGTGGTGTCTGGCGTACGACACGATCGACCGCCACGACATCGATCGCTTGATCCAGTGGCTTCGCACGTATCCCCGATTAACGAAGGGTGCCGTCACCCGCGACTTTGAGTCGCGTTGGTCAAGCTGGTTGGCCCGCCCGTACTCCGTGTATTGCAATTCCGGATCGTCGGCCAATCTCTTGATGTACTACACGCTGCTCGTCTCCGGGCGGTTGCGTAACAAGAAAGTGATCGTCCCCAGTGTCGGCTGGGTGACGTCGATTGCACCGGCCATACAATTCGGTTTTGAACCGATCATGTGCGAGGCCGATCCGGAGACGTTCGGCCTGGATTTGAACCATCTTGAGACACTGCTCCAACGCCATCAGGCTCAGACGGTCATGCTGGTTCAGGTCCTGGGTGTTCCGCATAAGATGCGGGAATTGCTGGCGTTGCGAGACCGGTATGGGTTTGTGCTGATGGAGGACGCGTGCGCGGCGATCGGGGCCACCTACGAGGGCCGCCGGATCGGATCGTTCGGAGATCTGGCGAGCTTCTCGTTCTACTTCGGGCACCAAATGTCGACGGTAGAAGGGGGCATGGTTTCCACGGACGACAAATCGCTTGCGGATCTTCTTCTGATGCTCCGGAGCCATGGGTGGAGCAAGGATCTGGATCCCGCCACCCACCGCGCGCTGGTGACGCAACATCTGATCGACGACTTTCATTCCCCGTTCGTGTTCTATGAACCGGGATTCAACCTCCGGTCGACCGATATCAACGCCTTTCTCGGTATCGGTCAGCTCGAAAAACTGGACTGGATGACGGAGCAGCGACGGCGCAACCACACGCGCTATCTCGAGCATCTCGGAGCATCCTTTTATGTGCAGCGGCCTCCGGACGGCAGTCAAGTGGCGAGTATTTCGGTCGGGTTGATTGCCGATTCTCGGGAGCAACGGCGGCGCATTGTGGAAAATCTCGTCAAGCACGGTATCGAGACCCGCATCTTCTCCGCCGGCAATTTGGGGCTTCATCCCTTCTGGGCCAGTCGGTATGGCGTGACCAGTTTTCCCGTCGCCGATCGAGTCCATCATTGCGGGTTTTTCCTGCCCAACCATGCAGGGTTGACCACGGACGATATTGCCGCCATCTCTCGGACGGTTATGGAGGTTGCATGA
- a CDS encoding HigA family addiction module antidote protein, with the protein MMMKNPVHPGKLVEANLEELGLSVAEAAKAMKVTRQQLYNVTRGKSAVSPDMALRLEKAFGGSADMWLSMQSAYDLAQARKEQGKITIRRLVEHGAGVSSL; encoded by the coding sequence ATGATGATGAAAAATCCTGTCCATCCGGGGAAATTGGTTGAAGCAAATTTAGAAGAGCTAGGCTTGAGTGTGGCCGAAGCGGCAAAAGCTATGAAAGTCACGCGGCAACAACTCTATAACGTCACGCGGGGGAAAAGTGCCGTCTCGCCAGATATGGCCTTACGATTGGAAAAAGCCTTTGGGGGTAGTGCGGACATGTGGTTATCCATGCAATCCGCCTATGACCTTGCGCAGGCGCGAAAAGAACAAGGGAAAATCACTATCCGCCGTTTAGTGGAACATGGGGCTGGTGTGTCTTCGCTGTAA
- a CDS encoding NAD-dependent epimerase/dehydratase family protein, which yields MTGPLVVTGGSGLLGSAVRTLRPQAVFLTGADGDLRRRDVAKALLEDLHPGKLLHLAGVVGGVKANTTQNSRFFEDNALINTSVLSVARELRIPRLVSILSSCAFPMFSDRATTEDDLQSACPYDGNAGYGYAKRMLDLHTRLAAKEDGLAWTTLTPVTMYGPHDSFDSEHAHVVGSLIGRCWRAKTTGAPYVVWGSGRAVRQFIFARDVARVALEAVEMHLEPSTTIVAADSGITIRSLAETIAGVMNYTGPIFFDEGQPEGVPIKRLQSAWFSSRFPGFRFTDLRNGLAETVRWYIQHASSAETAGAPPRGAFAHKG from the coding sequence ATGACGGGACCTCTGGTCGTGACCGGCGGGTCTGGTTTATTGGGATCGGCTGTGAGGACATTGCGCCCTCAGGCCGTGTTTTTGACCGGGGCGGACGGCGATCTGCGCCGTCGCGATGTGGCGAAGGCGTTGCTGGAAGACCTGCACCCGGGGAAGTTGTTGCATCTCGCAGGTGTGGTCGGGGGGGTAAAAGCCAATACTACGCAGAACAGTCGTTTTTTCGAGGACAACGCGCTCATCAACACATCCGTGTTGTCGGTGGCCCGTGAGCTTCGTATCCCAAGATTGGTGAGCATCCTTTCAAGCTGCGCATTTCCGATGTTTTCCGATCGCGCGACAACCGAAGACGATCTTCAGTCGGCGTGCCCCTACGACGGCAACGCCGGGTACGGCTATGCGAAGCGCATGCTGGATCTCCATACGCGACTGGCGGCGAAGGAGGACGGGTTGGCATGGACGACACTGACGCCCGTGACCATGTACGGGCCTCATGACTCCTTCGATTCCGAGCATGCGCATGTCGTCGGGTCGCTGATCGGGCGCTGTTGGAGAGCCAAGACGACGGGTGCGCCGTATGTCGTGTGGGGGAGCGGGCGGGCAGTCAGGCAATTCATTTTTGCACGGGACGTTGCGCGCGTGGCATTGGAAGCCGTCGAAATGCATCTCGAACCTTCAACCACGATTGTTGCGGCGGATTCGGGCATCACCATCCGGTCGCTTGCTGAAACCATTGCGGGTGTCATGAACTATACGGGGCCGATCTTCTTCGATGAGGGTCAGCCTGAAGGAGTCCCGATCAAGCGACTACAGAGCGCATGGTTTTCCTCACGCTTTCCAGGATTTCGGTTTACCGACCTCAGAAACGGACTCGCGGAGACAGTCCGCTGGTATATCCAGCATGCATCCTCGGCCGAAACAGCGGGAGCGCCGCCACGCGGCGCATTTGCCCATAAAGGATGA
- a CDS encoding flagellar brake protein, protein MNDVAVSVPPADSFLSVGLSLKVSLTIDQQKVTYGSTLLGWKDHAWLVCERPLQLGYDQQVSGGTPCIISYLHDGKLVGYHSEIRDLTLSPVPLLFIAYPKLVEEMHLRKHERVSSNEPILLMRTGAGNASVSTLSSGDYLGGLLKDLSEGGCSVLLAQRPSWLRSGITVRLEFELPGLGHITNLTGLVKSAETRNGNDLIGVEFRFNELEYIEYRGWGGSVRQAIEQWTTQKSGSQPVL, encoded by the coding sequence ATGAATGACGTTGCCGTGTCTGTTCCCCCTGCGGATTCCTTCTTGTCGGTCGGATTGTCGCTGAAAGTATCCCTCACCATTGATCAACAAAAGGTGACGTATGGCTCGACCCTTCTAGGGTGGAAGGATCACGCTTGGCTGGTCTGCGAACGACCGCTACAACTCGGTTATGATCAGCAAGTCTCCGGAGGCACGCCATGCATTATCAGCTATCTTCATGACGGCAAGCTGGTCGGATACCACAGCGAGATACGCGATCTGACTCTTTCGCCGGTGCCATTGCTGTTCATCGCCTATCCGAAGCTCGTGGAGGAAATGCATCTGCGCAAGCATGAACGCGTGTCGTCCAATGAGCCGATCCTATTGATGCGAACCGGCGCGGGCAATGCGTCCGTGTCCACGCTGTCCAGCGGCGACTATCTTGGTGGTTTGCTCAAAGACCTCAGTGAGGGAGGGTGCAGTGTGTTGTTGGCCCAAAGACCTTCATGGTTGCGATCGGGAATTACAGTCCGCTTGGAGTTCGAGCTGCCTGGCCTGGGGCATATTACCAACCTGACGGGCCTCGTCAAGAGCGCGGAGACGCGAAATGGCAACGACCTAATCGGTGTCGAGTTTCGATTCAATGAACTGGAGTACATCGAATATCGGGGCTGGGGCGGATCTGTGCGGCAGGCGATTGAACAATGGACGACACAGAAATCGGGCTCGCAACCGGTTCTGTAA
- a CDS encoding DUF2130 domain-containing protein, producing the protein MSEPTIICPSCKTEIKLTESLAAPLIESTRRDYEKRLAQKDADVEKRDTVLRDREEALSKAQQALDEQVAETLKLERGKIAVEEGKKAKLALQNDLDQKAKEVADLNDILRQRDTKLAEAQKVQADLIRKQRELDDAKRELDLTVEKRVQEGLATTREQAKKEAEESLKLKVMEAEQTIASMQKQIEDLKRKAEQGSQQLQGEVQELELEALLRAKFPRDTIEPVPKGEYGGDALQRVAGSSGQPCGTIIWESKRTKNWSDGWLAKLREDQRAAKAEIAVIVSHSLPKEVETFGVIDGVWVTHPKTILPLAVTLRHTLIEVASARQASEGQQTKTEMIYQYLTGPRFRQRVEAIVEAFDSMKEDLDKEKKAIIKQWAKREEQIDRVMQATAGMYGDLQGIAGKTIQEIEGLELRALNPPASDPTNTDN; encoded by the coding sequence ATGAGCGAGCCAACCATCATCTGCCCCTCCTGTAAAACGGAAATCAAGTTGACTGAGTCCCTTGCTGCTCCGCTGATCGAATCCACACGCCGTGATTACGAAAAGCGCCTTGCTCAGAAGGATGCCGATGTGGAAAAACGCGATACCGTCTTACGGGATCGGGAAGAAGCCCTATCCAAGGCACAGCAGGCACTCGATGAACAGGTGGCAGAGACACTCAAGCTGGAGCGAGGCAAGATTGCGGTTGAAGAAGGGAAGAAGGCCAAGCTCGCTTTACAAAACGACCTGGACCAGAAGGCCAAGGAAGTTGCTGATCTGAATGACATTCTGAGGCAACGTGACACGAAGCTGGCGGAAGCGCAGAAGGTACAGGCCGACCTGATCAGGAAACAGCGGGAACTGGATGATGCCAAGCGTGAGCTGGACCTGACAGTCGAAAAGCGCGTCCAAGAAGGATTGGCGACGACCCGTGAACAGGCCAAGAAAGAAGCGGAAGAAAGTCTCAAACTCAAGGTGATGGAGGCAGAGCAAACGATCGCTTCGATGCAAAAACAGATCGAGGATCTCAAACGAAAGGCCGAACAGGGGTCACAGCAGCTTCAGGGCGAGGTGCAGGAATTGGAGTTGGAAGCGCTGCTCCGGGCCAAATTCCCGCGGGATACGATCGAGCCCGTCCCCAAAGGTGAATACGGAGGGGACGCGCTTCAGCGTGTCGCCGGGTCGAGCGGGCAGCCGTGCGGCACGATCATCTGGGAATCGAAACGGACCAAGAATTGGAGTGACGGCTGGCTGGCCAAGCTTCGTGAGGACCAACGCGCCGCCAAAGCGGAGATCGCGGTCATCGTCAGTCACTCGCTCCCCAAAGAAGTAGAAACCTTCGGAGTGATTGATGGCGTTTGGGTGACGCACCCCAAGACCATACTCCCACTGGCCGTCACTCTCCGCCACACGCTGATCGAAGTGGCGTCAGCCCGGCAGGCTTCCGAAGGGCAACAGACCAAGACCGAGATGATCTATCAGTACCTGACGGGCCCGCGTTTCCGGCAGCGAGTCGAGGCCATCGTCGAGGCGTTCGATTCAATGAAGGAGGATCTCGATAAGGAGAAAAAGGCGATCATCAAACAATGGGCCAAACGAGAAGAGCAGATTGATCGCGTGATGCAGGCCACGGCCGGGATGTATGGAGACCTGCAGGGGATTGCGGGGAAGACGATTCAAGAAATAGAAGGGTTGGAATTACGCGCTCTGAATCCGCCTGCTTCCGATCCCACCAATACCGATAATTGA
- a CDS encoding kinase encodes MIISRTPFRISFFGGGTDYPVWFREHGGAVLATTIDKYCYISCRYLPPFFDHKTRIAYSRIEETKSNSDIEHPAVRGVLQYLNVEEGLEIHHDGDLPARTGLGSSSSFTVGLLHSLYALRHRMPSKAELARVAIHIEQDVLQEAVGCQDQVMAAHGGLCRINFFQSGEIGYTPIVMNPERLSQFQNHLLLYFTGFSRTASEIAKEQIERTKQRRVELFAMLQMVQEGVSILGGDHDLADFGELLHEAWMVKRSLTSKITTPMIDDIYEAARRAGATGGKLLGAGGGGFMLLFAKPEIHGQIRAALPGLLEVPFRFEALGSQIVFYQQDPLLQRESAWQDERDTLLSSRSTRMGKAA; translated from the coding sequence ATGATTATCAGCCGCACTCCGTTCCGCATTTCGTTCTTCGGGGGCGGCACCGACTATCCGGTCTGGTTTCGCGAACACGGCGGCGCAGTATTGGCGACCACGATCGATAAGTATTGTTACATCTCTTGCCGGTATTTGCCGCCGTTTTTCGATCACAAAACGCGCATTGCCTATTCGCGCATCGAAGAAACGAAGTCCAACAGCGACATCGAACATCCGGCCGTGCGGGGGGTGCTGCAATATTTGAATGTCGAGGAAGGGTTGGAGATTCATCACGATGGGGACCTGCCCGCGCGCACCGGTCTGGGATCGAGCTCATCGTTCACCGTCGGCCTGCTTCATTCGTTGTATGCCTTGCGGCACCGTATGCCGAGCAAGGCGGAATTGGCCCGTGTCGCCATTCACATTGAGCAAGATGTGTTGCAGGAAGCTGTCGGGTGCCAAGACCAGGTCATGGCCGCGCACGGAGGGTTATGCCGTATCAACTTTTTTCAGAGTGGAGAAATCGGCTACACCCCGATCGTGATGAACCCTGAACGGCTTTCCCAATTCCAGAATCATCTGCTGTTGTATTTCACCGGTTTCTCCCGCACGGCGTCGGAGATCGCCAAGGAACAGATTGAACGTACCAAGCAACGGCGGGTGGAGCTGTTCGCCATGCTCCAGATGGTCCAGGAAGGCGTCTCTATCCTCGGAGGCGATCACGATCTTGCGGACTTTGGCGAATTGCTGCATGAAGCCTGGATGGTCAAACGCAGCCTGACGTCCAAAATAACCACTCCGATGATCGACGACATCTATGAGGCCGCCCGGCGCGCGGGGGCAACGGGAGGCAAATTACTGGGGGCCGGCGGGGGAGGGTTCATGCTGTTGTTTGCGAAACCCGAAATTCATGGGCAAATCAGAGCGGCATTGCCCGGCTTGCTGGAGGTTCCGTTTCGCTTCGAAGCGCTCGGCAGTCAGATCGTATTTTATCAACAAGACCCTCTCCTACAGCGAGAGTCGGCCTGGCAGGATGAGCGGGACACGCTGCTCTCTTCGCGGTCGACGCGAATGGGGAAGGCAGCATGA
- a CDS encoding response regulator: MKRSGRKRITYRHRIAVAPPGVFPMVDLFEGLPLACIVLNADLTIQTANREGLRLLGPRSTSRVPKSFPALWSRLTRSDAATITSQLTGALKGRPASATQQLFLRGRIAPVPVEWTCAPAMHDGMSVLVVSLRDLSYEVELEHDRDRLAAIAEESPSPIIELDRHASLSYANPAMISLLSRFGYSPEGFPNVVPGRLPDIVQRCLTTRHILHGEEVVLPGASFVWTFCPVPIFGVVRGYATDMTSVRETQQALQLSAEELRHSNQRLDRALDEAKESARVKTAFLATVSHELRTPMNGVIGMTSLLMETNLTPEQQSYAETIRLCGEALLELINDVLECSKIEAGKLELECLDFNLRTTVEQVLAQFAERAETKGLELTGLVHAAVPTGLKGDPGRLRQILTNLVANAVKFTDKGEVTLQAFLEEDLADAAVIRFEVTDSGIGISPDTQAKLFRPFVQADSSTTRKYGGTGLGLSISKQLVELMGGQIGVRSVAGQGSTFWCTARLSKQAGSPHAILPTGDLAGKRVLIVDDNESNRLILHHLVSGWGMVDDLAEDAEAGLERITQSTQRGEPYDLAILDVVMPGKDGLQLARELQYHPEGSGIRLVVMTSILQRGHAEQARQAGAMGYLPKPVRHDELRDCLKTVLGVPESQEQRDTQTLAVVPQLITRHTVAENVQHRRVLVVEDNLVNQKLAVRMVEKLGYQPDVVDNGQEALVALAKGDYAAILMDCQMPILDGFETTRSIREREQSVELPHTLDEGVARSTGTPYAIPHIPIIAVTANAMQGDRERCLAAGMDDYLSKPIKLNELRAALSRWIPTSSDTSASLSEEPLSPTTDPVRGIFDPAKMYQNIGRDNELFAQLVCLFLDRHQTMLADIRTALTNADSTAVERAAHSFKGTAGNLCASEVGLTAGRLEAVGRLNTLHDAPPVYAQLELEVARLVRVLEAYRQGYQPLPRAAA, encoded by the coding sequence ATGAAACGGTCTGGACGGAAGCGAATAACATATCGACATCGAATCGCAGTCGCTCCGCCGGGTGTGTTCCCCATGGTGGATCTATTCGAAGGGCTGCCTCTCGCCTGCATCGTCCTCAACGCCGATCTCACGATTCAGACCGCCAACCGAGAGGGGCTTCGGTTGCTCGGGCCACGGTCAACTTCCCGCGTCCCGAAATCATTTCCGGCTCTGTGGTCCAGGCTCACTCGATCCGATGCCGCGACGATTACGTCACAGCTGACCGGAGCGCTCAAAGGCCGTCCCGCCTCGGCGACACAACAACTCTTTTTGAGAGGGAGGATCGCTCCCGTCCCGGTGGAGTGGACTTGCGCCCCAGCCATGCACGATGGGATGAGTGTTTTGGTCGTCAGTCTGCGAGACCTGTCGTATGAAGTGGAACTGGAACACGACCGTGATCGCTTGGCCGCCATTGCCGAGGAAAGCCCCTCTCCGATCATCGAGCTGGATCGGCACGCGAGCTTGTCGTATGCCAACCCGGCGATGATCTCGTTGCTCTCCCGATTCGGATACAGTCCCGAAGGGTTTCCCAATGTGGTACCCGGTCGGCTTCCGGACATCGTGCAGCGCTGTCTCACGACTCGGCACATCCTGCACGGCGAAGAAGTCGTCCTCCCGGGTGCCAGCTTTGTATGGACCTTTTGTCCGGTTCCAATCTTTGGAGTGGTTCGAGGCTACGCCACCGACATGACGAGCGTCCGTGAGACACAGCAGGCGCTCCAACTGTCGGCCGAGGAGCTTCGCCATAGCAACCAACGCCTCGACCGGGCTCTCGATGAGGCAAAAGAATCCGCACGGGTCAAAACGGCGTTCCTCGCAACGGTCAGCCATGAACTGCGAACCCCCATGAACGGCGTCATCGGAATGACGAGTTTGTTGATGGAAACAAACTTGACGCCTGAACAGCAATCCTACGCGGAAACCATCCGGCTGTGCGGTGAGGCGCTGCTTGAGTTGATCAACGATGTGCTGGAATGCAGCAAGATCGAGGCGGGTAAACTGGAGTTGGAGTGCCTCGATTTCAACTTGCGGACGACGGTCGAGCAAGTATTGGCGCAATTTGCCGAACGGGCCGAGACGAAAGGGCTGGAACTGACCGGACTCGTGCACGCGGCGGTTCCGACCGGGCTCAAAGGCGATCCAGGACGGCTGCGCCAGATACTGACCAACCTTGTGGCCAACGCCGTGAAGTTTACCGACAAAGGCGAAGTGACCCTGCAGGCTTTCCTCGAGGAAGACCTCGCCGATGCCGCCGTCATCCGTTTCGAAGTCACGGATAGCGGTATCGGCATCAGTCCGGATACTCAAGCCAAGCTATTCCGTCCATTTGTCCAAGCAGACAGCTCGACGACGAGGAAGTACGGCGGGACCGGCCTCGGCCTTTCGATTTCCAAGCAACTCGTGGAATTGATGGGAGGACAAATCGGAGTCCGCAGCGTCGCAGGACAAGGAAGCACCTTCTGGTGCACCGCGCGACTCTCGAAACAAGCCGGCTCTCCCCACGCTATTCTGCCGACTGGAGATCTTGCCGGGAAACGAGTCTTGATCGTCGATGACAACGAATCGAATCGTTTGATTTTGCACCATTTGGTCTCAGGTTGGGGCATGGTTGACGACCTTGCGGAAGACGCCGAAGCGGGCTTGGAACGGATCACGCAGTCAACGCAGCGAGGAGAGCCATACGATCTCGCCATCTTGGATGTGGTCATGCCGGGAAAGGACGGGTTGCAGCTCGCGCGAGAACTGCAATATCACCCTGAAGGGTCAGGAATCCGCCTTGTGGTCATGACCTCGATACTGCAACGGGGCCACGCAGAACAGGCTCGCCAGGCCGGTGCGATGGGCTACCTGCCGAAGCCGGTCCGCCATGACGAACTGCGCGACTGTCTAAAAACCGTGCTCGGCGTACCCGAGAGCCAGGAACAGAGAGACACCCAGACCCTGGCAGTCGTCCCGCAACTCATTACGAGGCATACGGTCGCGGAAAATGTCCAGCATCGGCGTGTGCTGGTGGTGGAAGACAATCTCGTGAATCAGAAACTCGCGGTGCGCATGGTGGAGAAACTGGGATACCAGCCGGACGTCGTCGACAATGGCCAAGAGGCTTTGGTAGCGCTGGCAAAGGGAGACTATGCCGCCATCCTGATGGATTGTCAGATGCCGATTTTGGATGGATTTGAAACAACCCGAAGCATCCGAGAACGTGAACAGTCAGTCGAGCTTCCTCACACGCTCGATGAGGGTGTCGCTCGTTCAACCGGTACGCCGTATGCGATCCCGCATATTCCGATCATCGCGGTGACGGCAAATGCCATGCAAGGGGATCGCGAGCGCTGCTTGGCGGCCGGGATGGACGATTATCTCTCCAAACCAATCAAACTGAACGAACTGCGAGCCGCACTTTCACGTTGGATCCCCACATCGTCCGATACGAGTGCCTCTCTATCCGAGGAGCCTCTTTCTCCCACGACCGACCCCGTACGGGGCATTTTTGACCCCGCGAAAATGTACCAGAATATCGGGCGCGACAACGAATTGTTCGCTCAACTCGTCTGCCTGTTTCTCGATCGACACCAAACGATGCTGGCCGACATCAGAACGGCGTTGACCAATGCCGACTCGACCGCCGTTGAGCGGGCGGCGCATTCCTTCAAGGGTACAGCGGGAAATCTATGCGCCTCCGAGGTGGGACTCACCGCCGGCCGTCTCGAAGCGGTCGGTCGCCTGAATACACTCCATGATGCGCCCCCCGTCTATGCGCAACTCGAGCTCGAAGTCGCTCGGCTCGTCCGTGTGCTGGAAGCCTACCGGCAGGGATACCAGCCTCTCCCCCGAGCAGCCGCGTAA
- a CDS encoding SDR family oxidoreductase, protein MTTTTAHVLVTGGAGYIGSVLCRQLLDRGYRVTALDNFLYRQNSLLDCCCSDAFRVVRGDCRDERLMTELLRDADVIIPLAALVGAPLCDRDRIGAATINCEAVHMLCKLSSLSQRIVFPVTNSGYGIGQPGVPCTEASPLRPISLYGETKVKAEQAVLDRGNSITLRLATVFGASPRMRMDLLVNDFVWRAVHDRAVVVFEGHCKRNYIHIRDVVKAFLHSIQQFESMKNRPYNVGLDDANLSKLQLCAEIQRVLPQFVFFEAPIGEDPDKRDYLVSNERILSTGFRPDWSLSQGIRELVKCYTVVSGTVYGNV, encoded by the coding sequence ATGACCACGACAACCGCACATGTGCTTGTCACCGGAGGCGCGGGCTACATCGGATCAGTCCTTTGCCGGCAGCTCCTCGATCGAGGCTATCGCGTCACGGCGCTCGACAATTTCCTGTACCGACAAAACAGCCTGCTGGACTGCTGTTGTTCCGATGCATTCCGCGTGGTGCGGGGGGATTGCCGCGACGAACGCCTTATGACGGAGTTGCTGCGCGATGCCGACGTCATCATTCCGCTCGCGGCTTTGGTCGGTGCTCCGCTGTGTGATCGCGACAGAATCGGTGCCGCTACCATCAATTGTGAAGCCGTTCACATGTTGTGCAAGCTCTCGTCGCTGAGCCAACGCATCGTGTTTCCTGTTACCAACAGCGGCTATGGCATCGGGCAACCGGGCGTTCCTTGCACTGAAGCCTCTCCGTTGAGGCCGATCAGCCTCTATGGTGAGACGAAGGTGAAGGCCGAACAGGCCGTGTTGGATCGCGGAAACAGCATTACACTTCGGCTGGCGACGGTGTTCGGAGCCTCGCCTCGGATGCGGATGGATCTGTTGGTCAACGATTTCGTATGGCGTGCCGTCCACGACCGTGCCGTGGTGGTGTTCGAAGGACACTGCAAGCGCAACTACATTCATATCCGCGACGTCGTCAAAGCGTTTCTGCATTCCATCCAGCAGTTCGAGTCGATGAAAAACCGGCCATACAACGTTGGCTTGGATGACGCCAATCTGTCCAAGCTTCAATTATGTGCGGAAATCCAGCGGGTCTTGCCGCAATTCGTGTTTTTCGAAGCTCCGATCGGAGAAGACCCCGACAAGCGCGACTATCTCGTCTCGAATGAACGGATTCTCTCGACCGGATTCCGGCCCGACTGGTCGTTGAGTCAAGGCATCCGGGAGTTGGTCAAGTGTTACACCGTCGTCAGTGGAACAGTCTATGGCAACGTGTAA